A region from the Azospirillum thermophilum genome encodes:
- a CDS encoding MgtC/SapB family protein produces MDILSSYWSRAELITNGLILLHLLGALGVGVLLGYERSYHGRAAGMRTYALVCVASTVLTVVNAYPSMWYGGMGHPPVPGSGDPTRVIQGIVTGIGFLGAGVIMREGLSIRGLSTAASIWATAAIGVTIGLGFYMVAIAAAILFVAIMSLFRSLEQALPHQTVMHLTLVFTREKAPPADRIRAKAKENGFEVVDWGFHLRNGSGQFEYQLVLQAMGSPDPMMLITALSEADSIVEFRLSPSRI; encoded by the coding sequence ATGGACATCCTGTCATCCTACTGGTCCCGGGCCGAGCTGATCACCAACGGCCTGATCCTGCTGCATCTGCTGGGCGCGCTGGGGGTCGGCGTGCTGCTGGGCTACGAGCGCTCCTACCACGGGCGCGCGGCCGGCATGCGGACCTATGCGCTGGTCTGCGTCGCCTCGACCGTGCTGACGGTGGTCAACGCCTATCCGTCCATGTGGTACGGCGGCATGGGGCATCCGCCCGTGCCGGGCAGCGGCGATCCGACGCGCGTGATCCAGGGCATCGTCACCGGCATCGGCTTCCTCGGCGCCGGCGTCATCATGCGCGAGGGGCTGTCGATCCGCGGCCTGTCCACCGCCGCCTCCATCTGGGCGACGGCGGCGATCGGGGTGACGATCGGGCTCGGCTTCTACATGGTCGCCATCGCGGCGGCCATCCTGTTCGTGGCGATCATGAGCCTGTTCCGCTCGCTGGAGCAGGCGTTGCCGCACCAGACGGTGATGCACCTGACGCTGGTCTTCACCCGCGAGAAGGCGCCGCCCGCCGACCGCATCCGGGCCAAGGCGAAGGAGAACGGCTTCGAGGTGGTGGACTGGGGCTTCCACCTGCGCAACGGCTCGGGCCAGTTCGAATACCAGCTCGTCCTGCAGGCGATGGGCTCGCCGGACCCGATGATGCTGATCACCGCCCTGTCCGAGGCCGATTCGATCGTCGAGTTCCGCCTGTCGCCGTCGCGGATTTGA
- a CDS encoding pyridoxamine 5'-phosphate oxidase family protein, which yields MAAVTDLVALEALYGKPGAPSVMKETTRLTAGYRAIVEAAPFLVLATAGPDGLDASPRGDGPGFVRVVDDRKLLIPDRRGNNRIDSLRNILHDPRVALLFLVPGMNETLRINGRATIEDDAALCAGFAVDGKAPRTVLQVAIDTVFFQCARALVRSRLWEPDGRIGRGRLPSTGALLAEASAGQEGGEAYDRSLAERLPNSLY from the coding sequence ATGGCCGCCGTCACCGACCTCGTCGCCCTGGAAGCCCTCTACGGCAAGCCGGGGGCGCCGTCGGTGATGAAGGAGACCACCCGGCTGACCGCCGGCTACCGCGCCATCGTCGAGGCCGCCCCCTTCCTCGTCCTGGCGACCGCCGGGCCGGACGGGCTCGACGCCTCGCCGCGCGGGGACGGGCCGGGCTTCGTCCGGGTGGTGGACGACCGCAAGCTGCTGATCCCCGACCGCCGCGGCAACAACCGGATCGACAGCCTGCGCAACATCCTGCACGACCCGCGGGTCGCCCTGCTCTTCCTCGTCCCCGGCATGAACGAGACGCTGCGCATCAACGGCCGGGCGACGATCGAGGACGACGCCGCTCTGTGCGCCGGCTTCGCGGTGGACGGCAAGGCGCCGAGGACGGTGCTGCAGGTCGCCATCGACACGGTGTTCTTCCAGTGCGCCCGCGCGCTCGTCCGCTCCCGCCTGTGGGAGCCCGACGGCCGGATCGGGCGCGGCCGCCTGCCCTCCACCGGCGCCCTGCTGGCCGAGGCCAGCGCCGGACAGGAGGGCGGCGAGGCGTACGACCGGTCCCTGGCCGAGCGGCTGCCGAACTCGCTCTACTGA
- the carB gene encoding carbamoyl-phosphate synthase large subunit: MPKRTDIKSICIIGAGPIVIGQACEFDYSGVQACKALRSEGYRVILVNSNPATIMTDPGLADATYIEPITPAVVARILEKERPDALLPTMGGQTALNTAMALSDDGTLERLGVEMIGAKRDVIAKAEDRILFRDAMDKLGLESPRSRMVKTLEEAMEAMEFVGLPTIIRPSFTLAGTGGGIAYNRAEFEDIVRGGLRASPVGEVLIEESVLGWKEYEMEVVRDKADNCIIVCSIENIDPMGVHTGDSITVAPALTLTDKEYQIMRNASIAVLREIGVETGGSNVQFAVNPANGRLVVIEMNPRVSRSSALASKATGFPIAKIAAKLAVGYTLDELTNDITGTTPASFEPTIDYVVTKMPRFTFEKFKGAEPLLTTSMKSVGEAMSIGRTFQESVQKALRSMETGLTGFNEVKIADGNPDPAAIRGALAKPTPDRLLVIAQAFRHGFTVAEVQAASKYDPWFLEQIKELVDREAAIRRGGLPTDKAGWLKVKQMGFSDARLAELAGTTEAAVATARRMAGVTPVFKRIDTCAAEFASRTPYMYSTYETDGTGEAECESEPTEKRKVAILGGGPNRIGQGIEFDYCCVHAVYALREAGIETIMVNCNPETVSTDYDTADRLYFEPLTAEDVIELLRVEQRKGSLLGCIVQFGGQTPLKLAAALEAAGIPILGTSPDAIDLAEDRERFQKLLHELNLKQPANGLARSLEEAEKVAAEIGFPVVIRPSYVLGGRAMEIVHDMAGLQRYMGTAVQVSGKNPVLIDSYLQDAIEVDVDVVSDGRQVYVAGVMEHIEEAGIHSGDSACALPPYSLPAEVIGEINRQSDALARALKVVGLMNVQFAVKDSTVYILEVNPRASRTVPFVAKATGTAIAKIAARVMAGETLADFKLNGPTPPHTAVKEAVFPFARFPGVDIVLGPEMKSTGEVMGLDRNFALAFAKSQLGAGVTLPLKGTVFISVKERDKPALAVIAQKLHGMGFRVLATVGTAAALKEAGVPAEAINKVAEGQPHIVDAMINGEVQLVINTTEGAQALADSFSLRRTALTYNIPYYTTVAGARAAVEAIDALRNGSLEVAPLQSYLSGSY, translated from the coding sequence ATGCCCAAACGCACCGACATCAAATCCATCTGCATCATCGGCGCGGGGCCGATCGTCATCGGCCAGGCTTGCGAGTTCGACTATTCAGGCGTCCAGGCCTGCAAGGCGCTCCGCAGCGAGGGCTACCGGGTCATCCTGGTGAACTCCAACCCGGCGACCATCATGACCGACCCCGGTCTGGCGGACGCCACCTACATCGAGCCGATCACCCCGGCGGTGGTCGCCAGGATCCTGGAGAAGGAGCGGCCGGACGCCCTGCTGCCCACCATGGGCGGCCAGACCGCGCTGAACACCGCGATGGCGCTGTCGGACGACGGCACGCTGGAGCGGCTGGGCGTGGAGATGATCGGCGCCAAGCGCGACGTCATCGCCAAGGCCGAGGACCGCATCCTGTTCCGCGACGCCATGGACAAGCTGGGGCTGGAGAGCCCGCGCTCGCGCATGGTCAAGACGCTGGAAGAGGCGATGGAGGCGATGGAGTTCGTCGGCCTGCCGACGATCATCCGCCCCAGCTTCACCCTGGCCGGCACCGGCGGCGGCATCGCCTACAACCGGGCGGAGTTCGAGGACATCGTGCGCGGCGGCCTGCGCGCCTCCCCGGTCGGCGAGGTGCTGATCGAGGAGTCGGTGCTGGGCTGGAAGGAGTACGAGATGGAGGTCGTCCGCGACAAGGCGGACAACTGCATCATCGTCTGCTCCATCGAGAACATCGACCCGATGGGCGTCCACACCGGCGACTCGATCACCGTGGCGCCGGCGCTGACGCTGACGGACAAGGAATACCAGATCATGCGCAACGCCTCGATCGCGGTGCTGCGCGAGATCGGGGTGGAGACCGGCGGGTCCAACGTGCAGTTCGCGGTCAACCCGGCGAACGGCCGCCTGGTCGTGATCGAGATGAACCCGCGCGTGTCGCGCTCCTCGGCGCTGGCCTCCAAGGCGACCGGCTTCCCGATCGCCAAGATCGCCGCCAAGCTGGCGGTCGGCTACACGCTGGACGAGCTGACCAACGACATCACCGGGACGACGCCGGCCAGCTTCGAACCGACGATCGACTATGTCGTCACCAAGATGCCGCGCTTCACCTTCGAGAAGTTCAAGGGGGCGGAGCCGCTGCTGACCACCTCCATGAAGTCGGTGGGCGAGGCGATGTCGATCGGCCGCACCTTCCAGGAGTCGGTGCAGAAGGCGCTGCGCTCGATGGAGACCGGCCTGACCGGCTTCAACGAGGTGAAGATCGCCGACGGCAATCCGGACCCGGCCGCCATCCGCGGCGCGCTGGCCAAGCCGACGCCCGACCGGCTGCTGGTCATCGCCCAGGCCTTCCGCCACGGCTTCACCGTCGCCGAGGTGCAGGCGGCCTCCAAGTACGACCCGTGGTTCCTGGAGCAGATCAAGGAGCTGGTCGACCGCGAGGCGGCCATCCGCCGCGGCGGCCTGCCGACCGACAAGGCCGGCTGGCTGAAGGTCAAGCAGATGGGCTTCTCCGACGCGCGGCTGGCCGAACTGGCCGGCACGACGGAGGCCGCGGTCGCCACCGCCCGCCGCATGGCCGGCGTCACCCCGGTCTTCAAGCGCATCGACACCTGCGCGGCCGAGTTCGCCTCGCGCACGCCCTACATGTACTCGACCTACGAGACCGACGGGACGGGCGAGGCGGAATGCGAGTCCGAACCGACGGAGAAGCGGAAGGTCGCCATCCTCGGCGGCGGTCCGAACCGCATCGGCCAGGGCATCGAGTTCGACTATTGCTGCGTCCATGCCGTCTACGCGCTGCGCGAGGCCGGCATCGAGACCATCATGGTCAACTGCAACCCGGAGACGGTCTCCACCGACTATGACACCGCCGACCGCCTCTATTTCGAGCCGCTGACCGCCGAGGACGTGATCGAGCTGCTGCGCGTCGAGCAGCGCAAGGGCTCGCTGCTGGGCTGCATCGTGCAGTTCGGCGGCCAGACCCCGCTGAAGCTCGCCGCCGCGCTGGAGGCCGCCGGCATCCCGATCCTCGGCACCTCGCCGGACGCCATCGACCTCGCCGAGGACCGCGAGCGGTTCCAGAAGCTGCTGCACGAGCTGAACCTCAAGCAGCCGGCCAACGGCCTCGCCCGCTCGCTGGAGGAGGCGGAGAAGGTGGCGGCCGAGATCGGCTTCCCCGTCGTCATCCGCCCGTCCTACGTGCTGGGCGGCCGGGCGATGGAGATCGTCCACGACATGGCCGGGCTGCAGCGCTACATGGGCACCGCCGTGCAGGTGTCGGGCAAGAACCCGGTGCTGATCGACAGCTACCTGCAGGACGCCATCGAGGTCGACGTCGACGTCGTCAGCGACGGCCGGCAGGTCTATGTCGCCGGCGTGATGGAGCACATCGAGGAGGCCGGCATCCACTCGGGCGACAGCGCCTGCGCCCTGCCGCCCTACTCGCTGCCGGCCGAGGTGATCGGGGAGATCAACCGCCAGTCGGACGCGCTGGCCCGCGCGCTGAAGGTGGTCGGGCTGATGAACGTGCAGTTCGCCGTCAAGGACAGCACGGTCTACATCCTGGAGGTCAACCCGCGCGCCTCGCGCACGGTCCCCTTCGTCGCCAAGGCCACCGGCACCGCCATCGCCAAGATCGCCGCCCGCGTCATGGCCGGCGAGACGCTGGCCGACTTCAAGCTGAACGGCCCGACCCCGCCGCACACCGCGGTGAAGGAGGCGGTGTTCCCCTTCGCCCGCTTCCCCGGCGTCGACATCGTGCTGGGCCCGGAGATGAAGTCGACGGGCGAGGTGATGGGGCTCGACCGCAACTTCGCGCTGGCCTTCGCCAAGTCGCAGCTCGGCGCCGGCGTCACGCTGCCGCTGAAGGGCACGGTGTTCATCTCGGTGAAGGAGCGGGACAAGCCGGCCCTGGCGGTGATCGCGCAGAAGCTGCACGGCATGGGCTTCCGCGTGCTGGCCACCGTCGGCACCGCCGCCGCGCTGAAGGAAGCGGGCGTGCCGGCCGAGGCAATCAACAAGGTTGCCGAAGGCCAGCCGCACATCGTCGACGCGATGATCAACGGCGAAGTGCAGCTCGTCATCAATACCACGGAGGGTGCGCAGGCGCTCGCCGACAGCTTCAGCTTGCGGCGGACCGCGCTCACCTACAACATTCCGTATTACACCACCGTTGCCGGCGCCCGCGCGGCTGTGGAAGCGATTGACGCACTCAGGAACGGCAGCCTTGAAGTTGCGCCACTGCAGTCGTACCTTAGCGGATCGTATTAG
- a CDS encoding dienelactone hydrolase family protein produces MLAVSLRRTAVLGALITASLCAALPGRAQAATSSPRLHVEEIVRFPSMDGDLKEGQPTMLAGRLLRPAGTGPHPAVVLLHGCGGLYAKSGRVASRHVWWATTLQQQGYEVLMVDSFGPRGIDQVCTLKERPIRVTVERKRDALAALTFLRSRPEVDGRRVAVMGWSQGRAPRWRPSRRPTRGRPPTATASARRWPSIPAAAAS; encoded by the coding sequence ATGTTGGCCGTTTCGCTTCGCCGTACCGCCGTCCTCGGAGCCCTGATCACCGCTTCCCTCTGCGCCGCCCTGCCGGGGCGGGCGCAGGCCGCCACCTCGTCGCCCCGCCTCCATGTCGAGGAGATCGTGCGCTTTCCCTCGATGGACGGCGACCTGAAGGAGGGGCAGCCGACCATGCTGGCCGGCCGCCTGCTGCGTCCTGCCGGCACCGGGCCGCATCCGGCGGTGGTGCTGCTCCATGGCTGCGGCGGCCTCTATGCCAAGTCCGGGCGGGTGGCGTCCCGCCATGTCTGGTGGGCGACCACCCTGCAGCAGCAGGGCTACGAGGTCCTGATGGTGGACAGCTTCGGCCCGCGCGGGATCGATCAGGTCTGCACGCTGAAGGAGCGTCCCATCCGCGTGACGGTCGAGCGGAAGCGTGATGCCCTGGCCGCCCTGACCTTCCTGCGCAGCCGGCCGGAGGTCGACGGCAGGCGGGTCGCCGTGATGGGCTGGTCGCAGGGGCGAGCACCGCGCTGGCGGCCGTCGCGGCGACCGACGAGGGGCCGACCGCCGACGGCAACGGCTTCCGCGCGGCGGTGGCCTTCTATCCCGGCTGCCGCAGCTTCCTGA
- a CDS encoding Lrp/AsnC family transcriptional regulator, translating into MRRVKLDRIDRRILRDLQNDGRMTNVELARRAGISAPPCLRRVRALEEAGFIRGYHADVNPDALGFGVTVFAQVGLSSQAEADLKKFEELVNSWPLVRECNMLAGEYDFLLKIVAEDWDDYQRFLTTKLTAAPNVAHVKSALSIRTSKHVPGVPIDVDSPDIPEGTEDDEDDFDEEPDAPAQAARR; encoded by the coding sequence ATGCGGCGGGTCAAACTCGACCGAATTGACCGGCGCATTCTGCGCGACCTGCAGAATGACGGCCGGATGACCAACGTGGAGCTTGCGCGGCGCGCCGGCATTTCCGCACCTCCCTGCCTGCGGCGTGTCCGCGCGCTGGAGGAGGCGGGCTTCATCCGCGGTTACCACGCCGACGTCAACCCCGATGCGCTGGGGTTCGGCGTCACCGTTTTCGCCCAGGTGGGGCTGTCGAGCCAGGCCGAAGCGGACCTAAAGAAATTCGAGGAGCTCGTCAACAGCTGGCCCCTGGTTCGCGAATGCAACATGCTGGCCGGCGAGTACGACTTCCTGCTGAAGATCGTGGCGGAGGACTGGGACGACTACCAGCGCTTCCTGACCACGAAGCTGACGGCGGCGCCCAACGTGGCGCATGTGAAGTCGGCCCTGTCGATCCGCACGTCCAAGCATGTGCCGGGCGTGCCGATCGACGTGGACTCGCCCGACATCCCCGAGGGGACGGAGGACGACGAGGACGATTTCGACGAGGAGCCGGACGCTCCCGCCCAGGCGGCCCGGCGCTGA
- a CDS encoding sensor histidine kinase: protein MPTAVSPLYAATNRPMILLALVISLVSLLLIVRLMLRDREDVGIRYYFVGLVVALAGLVVTQLALRGVLPAGGVYVNAYQIGSATHVVILAAGLSHRVRRLQADRIRARQESAFAMKRAEQQRTFVAMLSHEFRTPLASIDSAAQMIAETAGPLPAKAMARLERIRATARRLGGLVDLFLSSEALDQGALALHPERVALRDLLDSALETAASGAEDRIRRPAEGQDRVLRADPHFLGVAIGNLVQNALRYSPPGAPVEIAAAWEPDGLAISVRDHGRGMSADEVERVGSMYFRASSSKGTKGAGIGLYITRQIVAAHGGTLQVQSRPGEGSVFTIRLPQRPAA, encoded by the coding sequence GTGCCGACGGCGGTCTCGCCCCTCTATGCCGCGACCAACCGGCCGATGATCCTGCTGGCGCTGGTGATCTCGCTGGTCAGCCTGCTGCTGATCGTCCGCCTGATGCTCCGCGACCGCGAGGACGTCGGCATCCGCTACTATTTCGTCGGTCTGGTGGTGGCGCTGGCCGGCCTCGTCGTGACCCAGCTCGCGCTGCGGGGCGTGCTCCCGGCGGGGGGCGTCTACGTCAACGCCTACCAGATCGGCTCGGCGACCCATGTGGTGATCCTGGCGGCCGGCCTGTCGCACCGTGTCAGGCGCCTGCAGGCCGACCGCATCCGCGCCCGGCAGGAAAGCGCCTTCGCCATGAAGCGGGCGGAGCAGCAGCGCACCTTCGTCGCCATGCTGTCGCACGAGTTCCGCACGCCGCTCGCCTCCATCGACTCGGCGGCGCAGATGATCGCGGAGACGGCCGGCCCGCTTCCGGCCAAGGCCATGGCCCGGCTGGAGCGGATCCGCGCCACGGCACGGCGGCTCGGCGGTCTCGTGGACCTGTTCCTGTCCTCCGAGGCGCTCGACCAGGGGGCGCTGGCGCTGCATCCCGAGCGGGTGGCCCTGCGCGACCTGCTGGACAGCGCGCTGGAGACCGCGGCGTCCGGGGCGGAGGACCGCATCCGGCGGCCCGCCGAGGGGCAGGACCGCGTCCTGCGCGCCGATCCGCATTTCCTCGGGGTCGCCATCGGCAACCTCGTGCAGAACGCCCTGCGCTATTCGCCGCCCGGCGCCCCGGTGGAGATCGCCGCGGCCTGGGAGCCGGACGGGCTCGCCATCAGCGTGCGCGACCACGGCCGCGGCATGAGCGCCGACGAGGTGGAGCGCGTCGGCTCGATGTATTTCCGCGCCTCCTCCTCCAAGGGGACGAAGGGGGCGGGGATCGGCCTCTACATCACCCGGCAGATCGTGGCGGCCCATGGCGGCACGCTGCAGGTGCAGAGCCGCCCCGGCGAGGGGTCGGTCTTCACCATCCGGCTCCCCCAGCGGCCGGCCGCGTGA
- the greA gene encoding transcription elongation factor GreA → MEKVPMTAAGYNRLQEELKHLKAVERPAVIKAIAEAREHGDLSENAEYTAARERQSFIEGRVAELEDKISRAEVIDPSKLGGSTVKFGATVTLADEDTDEEITYQIVGQDESDIKNGLLSIQAPLARALINKSVGDSVEVSTPGGSKVYEIVTVEFK, encoded by the coding sequence ATGGAAAAAGTTCCAATGACCGCGGCGGGCTATAACCGCCTGCAAGAGGAGTTGAAGCACCTCAAGGCCGTGGAGCGGCCTGCCGTTATCAAGGCGATTGCCGAAGCGCGCGAGCACGGGGATCTGTCGGAGAACGCCGAATACACCGCCGCGCGTGAGCGTCAGAGCTTCATCGAGGGCCGTGTCGCCGAGCTGGAGGACAAGATCAGCCGCGCCGAAGTGATCGACCCGTCCAAGCTGGGCGGCAGCACCGTGAAGTTCGGGGCCACCGTCACGCTGGCCGACGAGGACACGGACGAGGAGATCACCTACCAGATCGTCGGCCAGGACGAGAGCGACATCAAGAATGGCCTGCTGTCGATCCAGGCGCCGCTGGCGCGCGCGCTGATCAACAAATCGGTCGGCGACAGCGTGGAGGTCTCCACCCCCGGCGGCTCCAAGGTCTACGAGATCGTCACGGTCGAGTTCAAGTAA
- a CDS encoding 7TMR-DISMED2 domain-containing protein: protein MACGVRDVRWLAVLLVSLWLGVAAPAAAGSAAGADAGTAAGTVRLTAGLAQASLSGHLGRLVDPGGALTLEDAVAADAAGAFQPLPTFVGAGHTADVHWYRVLLEREPGAPAEWVVELGEAYIDHIDLFVVDPAAADGRPGEGRDIVRFALGDHVPFSRRPMGTRLHSVLLSLPEGRPVTVYLRVETISAMMLSGRVWAPAAFIGHETSALLLHGLFFGVLAVLILLYLALATALEDGTLVAYAGFVATLFFYYLGANGIAAVWLPDLPGWALNLLTGGNGLLGVSAAIVMWDRILNLRQTFPRVHRVYMVLAVLGC, encoded by the coding sequence ATGGCGTGCGGCGTCCGGGATGTGCGATGGCTGGCGGTGCTGCTCGTCTCGCTGTGGCTGGGCGTGGCCGCGCCGGCAGCGGCCGGATCCGCTGCCGGAGCTGATGCCGGGACCGCCGCCGGGACCGTCCGCCTGACGGCGGGGCTGGCGCAGGCGTCGCTGTCCGGGCATCTCGGCCGGCTCGTCGATCCCGGCGGGGCGCTGACCCTGGAGGACGCGGTGGCGGCCGACGCCGCGGGGGCCTTCCAGCCGCTGCCCACCTTCGTCGGGGCCGGCCACACCGCCGACGTCCACTGGTACAGGGTCCTGCTGGAGCGGGAGCCCGGTGCGCCCGCCGAGTGGGTGGTCGAGCTGGGCGAGGCCTACATCGACCACATCGACCTCTTCGTCGTGGATCCCGCCGCCGCGGACGGCAGGCCCGGCGAGGGCCGGGACATCGTCCGCTTCGCGCTGGGCGACCATGTGCCGTTCAGCAGGCGGCCGATGGGAACGCGCCTGCATTCGGTGTTGCTGAGCCTGCCGGAAGGGCGGCCGGTGACCGTCTATCTGCGGGTCGAGACGATCAGCGCCATGATGCTGTCGGGCCGGGTCTGGGCGCCCGCCGCCTTCATCGGCCACGAGACCTCGGCCTTGCTGCTGCACGGCCTGTTCTTCGGGGTGCTGGCGGTGCTGATCCTGCTGTATCTGGCGCTCGCCACCGCGCTGGAGGACGGGACGCTGGTCGCCTATGCCGGCTTCGTCGCCACCCTGTTCTTCTATTACCTGGGGGCCAACGGGATCGCGGCGGTGTGGCTGCCCGACCTGCCGGGCTGGGCGCTGAACCTGCTGACCGGCGGGAACGGGCTGCTCGGCGTGTCGGCGGCCATCGTGATGTGGGACCGCATCCTGAACCTGCGCCAGACCTTCCCGCGGGTCCACCGGGTCTACATGGTGCTGGCCGTCCTGGGCTGCTGA
- a CDS encoding DinB family protein, with translation MEARPHFERLALYNRWANRRLYDAAAALSDAQYREDRGAFFRSLRGTLNHILVADRIWLSRVEGCGPVPGSLDEILHDGFAELRAAREAEDERLLRVVSTMTEERFDDVLSYRTMAGVPQEMPVAPLLTHVFNHQTHHRGQAHTLLTQFGLDAPSIDFVYFLLER, from the coding sequence AACCGCTGGGCCAACCGCCGCCTCTACGACGCGGCGGCGGCGCTGTCCGACGCGCAGTACCGCGAGGACCGCGGCGCCTTCTTCCGGTCGCTGCGCGGCACGCTGAACCATATCCTGGTCGCCGACCGGATCTGGCTGAGCCGTGTCGAGGGCTGCGGGCCGGTGCCCGGGTCGCTCGACGAGATCCTCCATGACGGGTTCGCCGAGCTGCGCGCCGCCCGCGAGGCGGAGGACGAGCGGCTGCTGCGCGTCGTCTCCACCATGACGGAGGAGCGGTTCGACGACGTGCTGTCCTACCGGACCATGGCGGGCGTGCCGCAGGAGATGCCGGTCGCACCGCTGCTGACCCATGTCTTCAACCACCAGACCCACCATCGCGGGCAGGCGCATACGCTGCTGACCCAGTTCGGTCTGGACGCCCCGTCGATCGACTTCGTCTATTTCCTGCTGGAGCGCTGA
- a CDS encoding PAS domain-containing protein: MSHAFAKDSRACAACISWGAERALSDDHTLVYVTRYSVEGECRTASSQDYRKVTKAYHTCPAWAPLPMLKKHGGRPDRPPTFATPMAPPASPPQPAAKPAAPASSPSAVAEAEPPPCRADLLDVDKTPPQVRVLYAHWLRVKRKRPLPLAHEIDPAQMRESVARLCLMEPVAGGADFVYRACGRALQRRLGRRVVTHSVTALHPAQAAARWLADLRACLESGEPRCLLVRDDPMLPGTRFVELLLPLADVEGGPATRVLAYRHVPGG, from the coding sequence ATGAGCCACGCCTTCGCCAAGGACAGCCGCGCCTGCGCCGCCTGCATCTCGTGGGGGGCCGAACGGGCGCTGTCCGACGATCACACCCTGGTCTACGTGACCCGCTACAGCGTCGAGGGCGAGTGCCGGACCGCCAGCAGCCAGGATTACCGCAAGGTCACCAAGGCCTATCACACCTGCCCGGCCTGGGCGCCGCTGCCCATGCTGAAGAAGCACGGCGGCCGGCCCGACCGTCCGCCGACCTTCGCGACGCCCATGGCGCCGCCCGCCTCCCCCCCGCAGCCGGCCGCGAAGCCCGCGGCTCCCGCATCCTCCCCGTCCGCGGTGGCGGAGGCCGAGCCGCCGCCCTGCCGGGCCGACCTGCTGGACGTCGACAAGACCCCGCCGCAGGTGCGCGTCCTCTACGCCCACTGGCTGCGCGTGAAGCGCAAGCGCCCGCTGCCGCTGGCGCACGAGATCGACCCCGCCCAGATGCGGGAGAGCGTCGCCCGCCTCTGCCTGATGGAGCCGGTGGCCGGCGGCGCCGACTTCGTCTACCGCGCCTGCGGCCGGGCGCTGCAGCGCCGGCTTGGCCGGCGGGTGGTCACCCACAGCGTCACCGCGCTGCATCCCGCCCAGGCGGCGGCGCGCTGGCTGGCCGACCTGCGGGCCTGCCTGGAGAGCGGCGAGCCGCGCTGCCTGCTGGTGCGCGACGATCCCATGCTGCCCGGCACCCGCTTCGTCGAGCTCCTGCTGCCGCTCGCCGACGTGGAGGGCGGCCCGGCGACCCGCGTGCTGGCCTACCGGCACGTTCCGGGCGGCTGA
- a CDS encoding dienelactone hydrolase family protein, which produces MAFYPGCRSFLNKEGWYPDGPLLMLLAEKDDWTPSGFCVELSKRDLVRDRTEAVVYPDAYHGFDAPDAPLRQRRDLPNVPDGTAHFGTDESARKDSIGRVTKFLQDNLRG; this is translated from the coding sequence GTGGCCTTCTATCCCGGCTGCCGCAGCTTCCTGAACAAGGAGGGCTGGTATCCCGACGGCCCGCTGCTGATGCTGCTGGCGGAAAAGGACGACTGGACCCCGTCCGGCTTCTGCGTCGAGCTGTCGAAGCGCGACCTGGTGCGCGACCGGACGGAGGCGGTGGTCTATCCCGATGCCTATCACGGGTTCGACGCGCCGGACGCCCCGCTGCGCCAGCGCAGGGACCTGCCCAACGTTCCGGACGGCACCGCCCATTTCGGCACCGACGAGAGCGCCCGCAAGGACTCGATCGGCCGGGTGACGAAGTTTCTTCAGGACAATCTGAGAGGGTAA